Proteins encoded in a region of the Bacillus methanolicus genome:
- the alaS gene encoding alanine--tRNA ligase codes for MKKLTGSEIRRMFLEFFKEKGHAVEPSASLVPHDDPSLLWINSGVATLKKYFDGRVVPDNPRITNAQKSIRTNDIENVGKTARHHTFFEMLGNFSIGDYFKEEAIEWAWEFLTDEKWIGFDPDRLSVTIHPEDDEAFEIWNKKIGIPEDRIIRLEGNFWDIGEGPSGPNTEIFYDRGPEYGDDPNDPELFPGGENDRYLEVWNLVFSEFNHNPDGTYTPLPKKNIDTGMGLERMASVVQNVPTNFDTDLFLPIIKATEKISGESYGRDKEKDVAFKVIADHIRTVTFAVGDGALPSNEGRGYVIRRLLRRAVRYAKQINIDRPFMFELVPTVGEIMNDYYPEVQEKTEFIQKVIKNEEERFHETLHEGLAILANVIKKEKEKGSRIISGLDVFRLYDTYGFPVELTEEYAEEEGMGIDHEGFEKEMENQRERARSARQDVGSMQVQGGVLGDIKEESKFIGYDQLEANATVLVIVKDGQLVEEATAGDEVQFILDVTPFYAESGGQIADEGTIVSDGLVVQVNDVQKAPNGQHLHRAVVKEGTLKKGQQVRAAINEHNRGKIIKNHTATHLLHQALKDVLGDHVNQAGSFVGPDRLRFDFSHFGQIQPEELEKIETIVNEKIWRNFDVEIDYKPIDEAKAMGAMALFGEKYGDIVRVVQVGDYSLELCGGCHVPNTSVIGLFKIVSESGIGAGTRRIEAVTGEAAYQLLNEQIGILKEAASKLKTNPRDVAARIDTLLAEMKQLQRENESLSAKLGNIEARNLASSAKEVNGIKFIAAKVQAADMNNLRNMADDLKQKLGSVIVVLASVHDGKVNIIAGITKDLIEKGYHAGKLVKEVATRCGGGGGGRPDMAQAGGKDPNKIDSALQFVEEWIKSV; via the coding sequence ATGAAAAAATTAACCGGTTCTGAAATCCGCAGGATGTTTCTTGAATTTTTCAAAGAAAAAGGACATGCTGTCGAACCGAGTGCATCTCTCGTTCCACATGATGATCCTTCTCTTCTTTGGATTAACAGCGGTGTTGCAACATTAAAAAAATACTTTGATGGCCGGGTTGTTCCTGATAATCCCCGGATTACGAATGCTCAAAAATCCATTAGAACGAATGATATTGAAAACGTAGGAAAAACTGCCCGCCACCATACGTTTTTTGAAATGCTTGGAAATTTTTCGATCGGTGATTATTTTAAAGAAGAAGCAATTGAATGGGCCTGGGAATTTTTAACGGATGAAAAATGGATTGGGTTCGATCCGGATCGATTATCCGTGACCATTCATCCCGAGGATGATGAAGCATTTGAAATTTGGAATAAAAAAATAGGTATTCCGGAAGACAGAATAATTCGTCTGGAAGGGAATTTCTGGGATATCGGAGAAGGGCCAAGCGGACCTAATACAGAAATCTTCTATGACAGAGGCCCTGAGTACGGGGATGATCCGAATGATCCCGAATTATTCCCCGGAGGCGAAAATGATCGTTATTTAGAAGTATGGAACCTTGTTTTTTCTGAATTTAACCATAATCCCGACGGTACATACACTCCTCTTCCGAAAAAGAATATTGATACCGGAATGGGTCTTGAACGCATGGCATCCGTTGTTCAAAATGTCCCTACCAACTTTGACACTGATTTATTTCTGCCGATCATTAAAGCAACTGAAAAAATTTCCGGTGAATCATACGGTCGAGATAAGGAAAAAGATGTGGCATTTAAAGTGATTGCTGACCATATCCGGACAGTTACATTTGCAGTTGGTGACGGCGCATTGCCTTCTAATGAAGGAAGAGGCTATGTGATAAGAAGATTGCTTCGCCGGGCAGTTCGCTATGCAAAGCAAATTAATATTGACCGCCCGTTCATGTTTGAACTTGTTCCGACAGTTGGCGAAATCATGAATGATTACTACCCGGAAGTCCAAGAGAAAACAGAATTTATCCAAAAGGTAATAAAAAATGAGGAAGAACGGTTCCATGAAACTTTACATGAGGGCTTAGCGATTTTGGCAAATGTGATCAAGAAAGAGAAAGAAAAAGGAAGCAGAATCATTTCAGGCCTGGACGTGTTCCGATTATATGATACGTATGGTTTCCCTGTGGAACTTACCGAAGAATATGCGGAAGAAGAAGGCATGGGGATTGATCACGAAGGTTTTGAAAAAGAAATGGAAAATCAGCGTGAGCGCGCCCGTTCTGCCCGCCAAGATGTAGGATCCATGCAGGTGCAGGGAGGAGTATTGGGCGACATTAAGGAAGAAAGCAAGTTTATCGGCTATGATCAGCTCGAAGCAAATGCTACCGTTCTTGTGATTGTGAAAGACGGCCAGCTTGTTGAAGAAGCAACAGCCGGCGACGAAGTTCAATTCATCCTGGATGTCACTCCTTTTTATGCAGAAAGCGGAGGACAAATAGCCGATGAAGGAACAATTGTCTCCGATGGTCTTGTTGTTCAAGTAAATGATGTCCAAAAAGCGCCTAACGGACAGCATTTACATCGTGCTGTTGTGAAAGAAGGAACCCTTAAAAAAGGTCAGCAAGTAAGAGCAGCCATTAATGAGCACAACCGCGGCAAAATAATTAAAAATCATACAGCAACGCATTTATTGCACCAGGCATTAAAAGATGTTCTTGGAGACCACGTCAATCAGGCTGGGTCTTTCGTCGGACCGGACAGGCTTCGCTTTGACTTTTCTCACTTTGGCCAAATTCAACCTGAAGAATTAGAAAAAATTGAAACGATTGTCAACGAAAAGATTTGGAGAAATTTCGATGTTGAAATTGACTATAAACCAATTGATGAAGCAAAAGCAATGGGAGCTATGGCTCTTTTCGGCGAAAAATACGGAGATATTGTCCGTGTAGTCCAAGTAGGGGATTACAGCCTTGAACTATGCGGCGGGTGCCATGTTCCGAATACTTCTGTGATCGGTTTATTTAAAATTGTTTCAGAAAGCGGCATTGGAGCAGGTACACGGCGGATTGAAGCAGTAACAGGCGAGGCTGCATACCAATTGTTAAATGAGCAAATTGGCATTTTAAAAGAAGCCGCTAGCAAATTAAAAACAAATCCGCGTGATGTTGCAGCGAGAATTGACACATTACTGGCTGAAATGAAACAGCTCCAGCGTGAAAACGAATCGCTTTCTGCAAAATTGGGAAATATTGAAGCAAGAAACCTTGCTTCCAGTGCGAAAGAAGTAAATGGCATAAAGTTTATTGCTGCAAAAGTTCAGGCAGCTGATATGAACAATTTACGTAATATGGCAGATGATCTAAAGCAAAAACTCGGTTCTGTAATCGTTGTTCTTGCGAGTGTTCATGATGGAAAAGTCAATATTATTGCTGGTATAACAAAAGATTTAATCGAAAAAGGGTACCATGCAGGCAAACTAGTAAAAGAAGTAGCGACTCGCTGCGGGGGCGGAGGCGGAGGCCGTCCTGATATGGCTCAAGCGGGCGGAAAAGATCCGAATAAGATTGACAGTGCTCTTCAATTTGTTGAAGAATGGATAAAATCCGTTTGA
- a CDS encoding AI-2E family transporter yields MDIKMKWFYRLGFLLLLFIVIFVFIKLQEVWIPVIKIVLSVLTPFMIASFITYLLHPVVEKLHETGLHRGVAIAIIYFLFFGGAGFTLYKAIPAIILQLKDLTEHAPEVAEQYRTWIEKIQNKTHAWPNGFQEKIDSSILAVEKTLDRILSKTVNSLVKIVNSLLMIAIIPFITFYMLKDYDVMKKAVWYLTPRKWRQQGVLFLRDVDKSLGGYIRGQMLVCAIIGSCAALLFWFAGIKYPLLLGLIVGITNVIPYFGPIIGAVPAVIIAVTMSVKMALIAIIIVFSLQFLEGNILSPLIVGKSLHMHPLMIMFALLSGGEIGGILGLILAVPVLAVLKVALLHAKDHMIRANREMETKPNR; encoded by the coding sequence TTGGATATTAAAATGAAATGGTTTTACCGGCTAGGATTCCTCCTTCTTTTGTTTATTGTAATCTTTGTGTTCATAAAACTTCAAGAAGTGTGGATACCGGTTATTAAGATCGTGTTATCGGTATTAACCCCTTTTATGATTGCATCTTTTATTACTTATTTGCTTCATCCTGTAGTTGAAAAGCTTCATGAAACAGGGCTTCACAGGGGAGTTGCCATTGCCATCATTTATTTTTTATTTTTTGGGGGCGCAGGATTTACACTTTACAAAGCCATTCCCGCAATCATCTTGCAATTAAAAGATTTAACAGAACATGCTCCTGAAGTTGCTGAACAATATAGAACATGGATTGAAAAAATACAAAACAAGACTCATGCATGGCCAAATGGGTTTCAAGAAAAAATTGATAGCAGCATTTTAGCGGTTGAAAAAACATTGGATCGGATTTTGTCAAAAACAGTAAACAGTCTCGTCAAAATTGTCAATTCTCTTTTAATGATCGCAATCATTCCTTTTATCACTTTTTATATGCTAAAAGATTATGATGTCATGAAAAAAGCAGTATGGTATTTAACGCCGAGAAAATGGAGGCAACAAGGGGTATTATTTTTAAGGGATGTAGATAAATCACTGGGCGGTTACATACGCGGCCAAATGCTCGTATGTGCGATCATTGGTTCATGTGCTGCATTGTTATTTTGGTTTGCAGGGATTAAGTATCCGCTTCTTCTTGGATTAATTGTCGGAATTACAAATGTTATTCCATATTTCGGCCCTATCATCGGCGCGGTTCCGGCTGTTATTATCGCTGTTACCATGTCTGTAAAAATGGCTCTAATTGCCATTATTATCGTTTTTTCGCTGCAATTTTTAGAAGGGAATATTTTATCACCGCTGATCGTCGGAAAAAGTCTTCATATGCATCCATTAATGATTATGTTTGCCTTGCTATCCGGAGGTGAAATAGGCGGAATATTAGGATTGATTCTTGCGGTGCCAGTGTTAGCGGTCTTAAAAGTAGCCTTATTACATGCAAAAGACCACATGATAAGAGCAAATCGTGAAATGGAAACAAAACCGAATCGATGA
- a CDS encoding YrzQ family protein: MKKMLTSAIALGAGMVAYNYAQKNNMISNRKIKNLQKRITKVLS, translated from the coding sequence ATGAAAAAAATGTTGACCTCAGCCATTGCATTAGGCGCCGGTATGGTTGCCTATAATTATGCGCAGAAAAACAATATGATCTCCAATCGAAAAATAAAAAATTTACAGAAACGAATTACAAAAGTGCTTTCTTAA
- a CDS encoding PRC-barrel domain-containing protein, translated as MRTYSLLKGLPVYELKSGEKIGHVYDLNISSNGIVRGLLIKKGNLFRKTFTVQIENVSSFGLDGVMIEDKKVLEPINFPPDYTLEHKQCLTGKMIMSNEGDKLGLLEDVYFMEEVGTIVGYEITDGFFSDITEGKRVVKTVAPPAIGKDTIIVNVKST; from the coding sequence TTGCGGACATATTCATTATTAAAAGGGCTCCCTGTATATGAACTGAAAAGCGGCGAAAAAATTGGCCATGTTTATGATCTAAATATTTCGAGCAACGGGATTGTAAGAGGATTATTAATTAAAAAAGGCAATCTTTTTCGAAAAACATTCACTGTCCAGATAGAAAATGTCTCTTCCTTCGGCTTGGATGGGGTAATGATTGAAGATAAAAAGGTATTGGAACCTATAAATTTTCCGCCTGATTATACATTAGAACATAAGCAATGCTTGACAGGCAAAATGATTATGTCGAATGAAGGCGATAAACTTGGATTATTGGAAGATGTATATTTTATGGAAGAAGTGGGCACAATCGTAGGGTATGAAATAACGGATGGGTTCTTTTCGGACATAACGGAAGGGAAGCGTGTCGTTAAAACCGTTGCCCCCCCTGCGATCGGGAAGGATACCATCATTGTTAATGTAAAATCTACGTGA
- the recD2 gene encoding SF1B family DNA helicase RecD2 — MAEKQNTLDLFADGQKYIKGKHIVTIFHNDQNLYTVLRIRVEETNENYEDKEAVITGYFPRLHEQEIYTFFGQMKEHPKFGLQFQANHFRKEMPQSKQGVINYLSSELFKGIGKKTAENIVATLGENAISRILNEPSLLDSVPKLPPDKAKMLYDTLMEHQGLEQIMIALNQYGFGPQLSMRIYQVYKEQTLDIIQSNPFKLVEDIEGVGFGRADELGLKLGITGNHPDRIRAACLYTLENESLQAGHVFLNAKDLLERVKKLLEENQPEEIDYTDISNEIMKLQEEGKIIGEEKRIYLPSLYFAEKGLVTNIKRILSQTEYENQFPESEFLLALGKLEERLGVQYAPTQKEAIQTALMSPMMILTGGPGTGKTTVIKGIVELYAELHGCSLDPKDYRKDEPYPFLLAAPTGRAAKRMSESTGLPAVTIHRLLGWNGTEGFDRNEDHPLEGKLLIVDETSMVDVWLANQLFKALPEQIQVILVGDEDQLPSVGPGQVLKDLLQSERIPTVRLTDIYRQAEGSSIIELAHEMKNGRLPEGISEPKPDRSFIKCTTAQIAQVVEKVALNAKKKGYSAKDIQVLAPMYRGPAGIDRLNVLLQEIFNPNPEGSRKEISFGDVKYRIGDKVLQLVNQPESNVFNGDIGEIVSIFYAKENTEKQDMIVVSFEGTEVTYTRQDLNQITHAYCCSVHKAQGSEFQIVILPVVRSYYRMLRRNLIYTAITRSKQFLILCGEEDALRMGVERTDDQKRNTSLCEKLQEQIPALELTEKNENAEPLVSFEEMLMNEDPMIGMENITPYDFMVEEEG, encoded by the coding sequence ATGGCGGAAAAACAAAACACACTTGATTTGTTTGCTGACGGCCAAAAATACATAAAAGGCAAACATATTGTTACAATCTTTCATAATGATCAAAATTTGTACACTGTATTGCGTATACGTGTGGAAGAAACAAATGAGAATTATGAAGATAAAGAAGCAGTTATTACAGGCTATTTTCCCCGCCTTCATGAACAAGAAATTTATACATTTTTTGGCCAGATGAAGGAGCACCCGAAGTTCGGGCTTCAGTTCCAGGCAAATCATTTCAGGAAAGAAATGCCTCAGTCCAAGCAAGGTGTCATTAATTATCTGTCAAGTGAACTTTTTAAAGGCATTGGCAAAAAGACTGCTGAAAATATTGTTGCCACTCTTGGCGAAAATGCCATCTCAAGGATTTTAAATGAGCCGTCACTGCTTGATTCAGTACCAAAGCTTCCTCCGGATAAAGCAAAGATGTTGTATGATACGCTCATGGAGCATCAAGGGCTGGAACAAATAATGATTGCTTTAAATCAATATGGCTTCGGTCCGCAGCTGTCAATGAGAATTTATCAGGTTTATAAGGAACAAACCCTTGACATCATTCAATCTAATCCTTTCAAGCTCGTGGAAGATATCGAAGGTGTCGGTTTTGGCCGGGCAGATGAGCTCGGGCTTAAGCTCGGCATAACAGGAAACCATCCGGACAGGATAAGAGCTGCTTGTTTATATACGCTGGAAAATGAGAGCCTGCAAGCAGGACATGTCTTCCTGAACGCAAAGGATTTATTGGAAAGGGTCAAGAAGCTGCTTGAAGAAAACCAGCCTGAAGAAATTGATTATACTGATATTTCCAATGAAATTATGAAGCTTCAAGAAGAAGGGAAAATCATTGGTGAAGAAAAGAGGATCTATTTGCCTTCCCTTTATTTTGCAGAAAAGGGTCTTGTAACAAATATAAAGCGAATCTTATCGCAAACTGAGTACGAAAACCAGTTTCCTGAATCAGAGTTCCTGCTGGCACTAGGAAAATTGGAAGAAAGACTTGGTGTACAGTATGCCCCGACACAAAAGGAAGCGATCCAAACAGCGCTCATGTCGCCGATGATGATTTTAACGGGCGGGCCCGGAACCGGGAAAACTACTGTTATAAAAGGAATTGTCGAGCTTTATGCCGAACTGCACGGCTGTTCATTGGACCCTAAGGACTACCGAAAGGACGAGCCATACCCGTTTTTGCTGGCTGCCCCAACCGGCCGAGCTGCCAAAAGAATGAGTGAATCGACGGGATTGCCTGCAGTGACCATCCATCGCCTGCTTGGCTGGAATGGCACGGAAGGCTTTGATCGGAATGAAGATCATCCTCTTGAAGGAAAATTGCTCATTGTTGATGAAACATCTATGGTCGATGTGTGGCTTGCCAATCAATTATTTAAGGCATTGCCTGAACAAATTCAGGTAATCCTTGTCGGTGATGAAGACCAATTACCATCGGTGGGACCGGGGCAAGTATTAAAAGACTTGCTGCAATCGGAAAGAATTCCTACCGTGCGTTTGACAGATATTTATCGCCAAGCTGAAGGGTCATCCATCATTGAACTTGCCCACGAAATGAAAAATGGCAGACTGCCTGAAGGAATATCGGAACCGAAGCCTGACCGTTCGTTTATAAAGTGTACTACTGCACAAATTGCCCAAGTTGTCGAGAAGGTCGCCTTAAATGCGAAGAAAAAAGGCTATTCAGCAAAGGATATTCAAGTACTCGCTCCGATGTATCGGGGACCTGCAGGAATTGATCGCTTGAATGTATTATTGCAGGAAATTTTCAATCCGAATCCTGAAGGGTCACGAAAAGAGATCTCTTTCGGGGATGTGAAGTACAGGATTGGCGATAAGGTTCTTCAGCTCGTAAACCAGCCGGAAAGCAATGTTTTTAACGGAGACATCGGAGAAATTGTATCGATTTTCTATGCCAAAGAAAATACTGAAAAACAAGATATGATCGTGGTCTCTTTTGAAGGGACAGAAGTTACGTATACCCGCCAGGACCTTAACCAAATTACACATGCTTACTGCTGTTCTGTTCATAAAGCGCAAGGAAGCGAATTTCAAATCGTGATCCTTCCTGTCGTAAGAAGCTATTACCGAATGCTGCGCAGAAATCTAATTTATACAGCTATTACGAGAAGCAAACAGTTTCTTATTTTGTGCGGTGAAGAAGATGCTTTAAGAATGGGTGTAGAAAGAACAGATGATCAAAAACGCAATACTTCACTATGCGAAAAGCTTCAAGAGCAAATTCCTGCACTTGAGCTGACAGAAAAGAATGAAAATGCCGAACCTCTAGTTTCTTTCGAAGAGATGTTGATGAATGAGGATCCGATGATCGGAATGGAAAATATCACTCCTTATGATTTTATGGTGGAAGAAGAAGGATAA
- a CDS encoding tetratricopeptide repeat protein has translation MDKNAIGIQYMKEGKWEEAAKVFSEAIEENPKDPIAYINFGNLLSAIGETDKAFNFFQKAIELDENAATAYYSVGNLYYEMQRFEEAKNMFEKAMKKGLESSDNFFMLGMTLVQLEQPKLALPYLQRCVELNEMDAEARFQYGLCLAQKNFIDEAIVQFERCVDIDPDHADAFYNLGVAYGYNENAEKALAMFEKALAIQPDHILAGYGKKLIEKGDSNLH, from the coding sequence ATGGATAAAAACGCAATCGGGATTCAATATATGAAAGAAGGCAAGTGGGAAGAAGCTGCCAAAGTTTTCTCTGAAGCAATTGAAGAAAATCCTAAAGATCCAATCGCGTATATAAATTTTGGAAATTTGCTTTCAGCAATTGGCGAAACGGACAAGGCTTTCAATTTTTTTCAAAAAGCGATCGAGCTTGATGAAAATGCCGCAACAGCTTATTACAGCGTCGGAAATTTATATTATGAAATGCAGCGTTTTGAAGAGGCCAAAAATATGTTTGAAAAAGCAATGAAAAAGGGCCTTGAATCAAGTGATAACTTCTTTATGCTGGGAATGACGCTTGTTCAGTTGGAACAACCGAAACTTGCACTGCCTTATTTGCAAAGATGCGTTGAATTAAATGAAATGGATGCAGAAGCAAGGTTTCAGTATGGGCTCTGCCTCGCCCAGAAGAACTTTATTGATGAAGCAATTGTGCAATTTGAGCGTTGCGTTGACATTGACCCGGACCATGCAGATGCATTTTACAACCTCGGAGTTGCGTACGGTTACAACGAAAACGCAGAAAAAGCACTTGCCATGTTTGAAAAAGCTCTTGCTATTCAACCGGATCATATACTCGCGGGTTATGGGAAAAAATTGATTGAAAAAGGAGATTCCAATCTCCATTAA
- the mnmA gene encoding tRNA 2-thiouridine(34) synthase MnmA encodes MEKAPKDTRVVIGMSGGVDSSVAALLLKEQGYDVIGIFMKNWDDTDENGVCTATEDYEDVIRVCNQIGIPYYAVNFEKQYWEKVFTYFLDEYKAGRTPNPDVMCNKEIKFKAFLDHALHLGADYLATGHYARVEYRDGEHKMLRGLDENKDQSYFLNQLTSETLEKVMFPIGNLEKSKVREIAREAGLATASKKDSTGICFIGERNFKEFLSNYLPAQPGNMETMDGEVKGKHDGLMYYTIGQRHGLGIGGSGEPWFVIGKDLERNVLYVGQGFDNEHLYSDSIIATNVSWVSKHAKPQEFDCTAKFRYRQPDNKVTVQLMEGNKAKVIFHEPIRAVTPGQAVVFYNGEECLGGGTIDQIFRNGELLTYVG; translated from the coding sequence GTGGAAAAAGCGCCAAAGGATACAAGAGTTGTGATCGGAATGTCAGGCGGGGTGGATTCATCGGTTGCGGCATTATTATTAAAAGAGCAAGGGTATGATGTCATCGGAATCTTTATGAAAAACTGGGATGATACAGATGAAAATGGCGTATGTACTGCAACGGAGGATTACGAGGATGTCATCCGCGTCTGCAACCAAATTGGAATCCCTTACTATGCCGTAAATTTTGAAAAGCAATATTGGGAGAAAGTATTTACTTATTTCCTAGACGAATACAAAGCAGGCAGAACTCCAAATCCTGATGTCATGTGCAACAAAGAAATTAAATTCAAAGCTTTTCTTGATCATGCCCTTCATTTAGGTGCCGATTATTTAGCGACCGGGCACTATGCAAGAGTTGAATACCGGGACGGAGAGCATAAAATGCTCAGGGGCCTTGATGAAAATAAGGACCAATCGTATTTCTTAAACCAGCTGACTTCTGAGACACTCGAGAAAGTAATGTTTCCGATCGGCAATTTAGAAAAGTCAAAAGTTAGGGAAATTGCCAGAGAAGCGGGTCTAGCAACTGCTTCAAAGAAAGACAGTACGGGAATATGCTTTATCGGGGAAAGAAACTTTAAAGAATTCTTAAGCAACTATCTTCCTGCTCAGCCTGGGAATATGGAAACAATGGACGGAGAAGTGAAAGGAAAACATGACGGTTTAATGTATTACACAATTGGCCAAAGACATGGACTGGGAATTGGCGGCTCAGGCGAACCTTGGTTTGTCATCGGCAAAGACTTAGAACGAAATGTTTTATATGTTGGCCAAGGATTCGATAATGAACACCTCTACTCAGATTCGATCATTGCAACAAATGTAAGCTGGGTGTCTAAACATGCAAAGCCGCAGGAGTTTGATTGCACAGCGAAATTCCGTTATCGCCAGCCTGACAACAAAGTCACTGTTCAGCTCATGGAAGGAAACAAAGCAAAAGTGATTTTCCATGAACCAATAAGAGCAGTCACACCAGGACAAGCCGTAGTGTTCTATAACGGTGAAGAATGTCTTGGCGGCGGTACGATAGACCAAATATTTAGAAATGGCGAATTGCTTACTTATGTAGGTTAA
- a CDS encoding cysteine desulfurase family protein, which yields MERIYLDHAATSPMHPKVIEAVVNVMNSNFGNPSSIHSFGREARLLVDEARDVLAKSIGAKPNEIIFTSGGTEADNLALIGIAEAYKSKGKHIISTEIEHHAVLNTCKELENRGFEVTYLPVDETGKVSARDLKKNLRDDTILVSVMYGNNEVGTLQPIQEIGEVLAEHQAVFHTDAVQAYGLEKINVNEAKIDLLSVSAHKINGPKGIGFLYIRDGIKLLPRIFGGEQERKRRAGTENVASIVGFKEAVIISQQEMDARREKYREWKNVLIKKFQEEGIDFSINGSLENSMPHVINLSFPGTNVEAMLVNMDLAGIAVSSGSACTAGSVDPSHVLVAMFGKDSEKIRNSIRFSFGLYNTTEQIEKAALETAKIVKRMTNK from the coding sequence TTGGAACGAATTTACTTGGATCATGCGGCAACCTCGCCGATGCATCCAAAAGTTATTGAAGCTGTAGTAAATGTCATGAATTCCAATTTCGGCAACCCATCCAGCATTCATTCTTTTGGGCGTGAAGCGCGGCTTTTGGTAGATGAGGCGAGAGATGTACTTGCAAAAAGCATTGGCGCCAAGCCGAATGAAATCATTTTTACTAGCGGCGGAACAGAAGCTGACAATTTAGCATTAATTGGTATTGCTGAAGCTTATAAAAGCAAAGGCAAGCATATTATTTCAACTGAAATTGAACATCATGCCGTTCTAAATACATGTAAAGAGCTTGAAAACCGCGGGTTTGAGGTCACATATTTGCCTGTTGATGAGACAGGCAAAGTTTCTGCCCGCGATCTTAAAAAGAATTTGCGGGATGACACCATTCTTGTATCCGTCATGTATGGAAACAACGAAGTTGGAACTTTGCAGCCTATTCAAGAAATAGGGGAAGTATTAGCCGAACACCAAGCTGTTTTTCATACAGATGCTGTACAAGCATATGGGCTGGAAAAAATAAATGTAAATGAAGCCAAGATCGATTTATTGTCCGTTTCCGCTCATAAGATTAACGGCCCTAAAGGGATCGGATTTCTTTACATCCGTGATGGCATTAAGCTTTTACCGCGCATTTTCGGCGGAGAGCAGGAAAGAAAACGCCGTGCCGGGACTGAAAATGTTGCTTCTATTGTCGGTTTTAAAGAAGCAGTCATCATTAGTCAGCAAGAGATGGATGCAAGGCGGGAGAAATATCGAGAATGGAAAAATGTCCTCATAAAAAAATTTCAAGAAGAAGGCATTGATTTCAGCATTAACGGTTCACTTGAAAATTCAATGCCGCATGTAATAAACTTAAGCTTTCCCGGAACAAATGTGGAAGCGATGCTTGTGAATATGGATTTGGCGGGAATTGCAGTATCAAGCGGTTCAGCTTGTACAGCAGGATCTGTTGATCCATCACATGTGCTCGTAGCAATGTTCGGAAAAGATTCAGAGAAAATCAGGAATTCGATCAGGTTCAGTTTTGGACTTTATAATACAACTGAACAAATTGAAAAAGCGGCACTCGAAACAGCGAAAATCGTCAAAAGAATGACAAACAAATAA
- the cymR gene encoding cysteine metabolism transcriptional regulator CymR, translated as MKISTKGRYGLTIMIELAKRHGEGPISLKTIAQTNDLSEHYLEQLIAPLRNAGLVRSIRGAYGGYVLGKEPSTITAGDIIRVLEGPISPVEGIEDEEPAKRELWIRIRDAVKEVLDNTTLEDLSNYTGDGETDSYMFYI; from the coding sequence ATGAAAATTTCTACAAAAGGCAGATATGGATTAACGATTATGATCGAGTTGGCAAAACGACATGGAGAAGGTCCGATTTCCCTAAAAACGATTGCCCAAACAAACGACTTATCTGAACACTACTTAGAGCAATTGATAGCGCCCTTACGAAATGCCGGGTTGGTTAGAAGTATCCGAGGGGCATATGGCGGATATGTTTTGGGGAAAGAACCTTCTACAATTACAGCAGGAGATATTATCCGTGTGTTAGAAGGCCCGATCAGTCCGGTTGAAGGGATTGAAGACGAAGAGCCGGCTAAAAGGGAATTATGGATTCGAATCAGGGATGCAGTAAAAGAAGTTCTTGATAATACAACATTAGAAGATTTATCGAATTATACAGGCGATGGCGAAACGGATTCTTATATGTTTTATATTTAA
- a CDS encoding YczE/YyaS/YitT family protein has translation MREKRTGQVMPRFIVYISGLLIMSFGIVLLIKADLGAMPWDVLHVGLYYQLGLTIGSWSIIVGFFILTVSALISKELPQSGTFLNMLLVGLFIDMYLMLPFLQTPHTLTGKMIMFVCGVIINGYGIGIYISAQLGAGPRDSLMIAITSKTGWKVRNVRAGIELIVLIIGWQLEGPVFLGTILFTMAIGPIVGITLPQCQRLTDWWLNYLRKREIMVGMKTREETNRGAGA, from the coding sequence ATGAGAGAAAAAAGAACAGGCCAAGTTATGCCAAGGTTTATTGTTTATATTTCAGGATTACTCATTATGTCGTTTGGAATCGTACTCCTTATCAAAGCTGATTTAGGAGCTATGCCTTGGGATGTGTTGCATGTCGGATTGTATTATCAGCTTGGACTGACAATTGGGAGCTGGTCGATCATTGTCGGTTTTTTTATTTTGACTGTGTCCGCTCTTATTTCAAAAGAATTGCCTCAGTCTGGTACGTTTTTAAACATGCTGCTTGTCGGCCTGTTCATCGATATGTATTTAATGCTCCCGTTTCTGCAAACTCCTCATACGCTAACAGGAAAAATGATTATGTTTGTATGCGGAGTCATCATAAATGGGTATGGAATAGGAATTTACATATCGGCGCAATTAGGTGCCGGGCCAAGGGACAGCCTAATGATTGCCATAACGTCTAAAACAGGCTGGAAAGTGAGAAATGTCCGGGCAGGAATAGAATTGATAGTCCTTATTATCGGCTGGCAGCTTGAAGGCCCTGTATTTTTGGGAACAATATTATTCACAATGGCAATTGGACCGATTGTCGGGATTACTTTACCTCAATGTCAGCGGCTGACAGACTGGTGGCTTAACTATTTAAGAAAAAGAGAGATAATGGTAGGCATGAAAACTAGAGAAGAAACGAATCGAGGTGCAGGGGCATGA